GCGCCGATAACGGGGGCATTGCATTCGGCAGCCAGGTTGTTCAGCTCGCCCATGCGAAGCGCCAAAGGTGAATTTGACAGCACGATCTCGGCGCCCTCGGCGTGACAGCGTTGCGCCACTTTCCAGGCGATAGATTGCTCGTTAAGCGCACCGAAAATGATACCCTTTTTACCTTTTAACAGATTATAAGCCATAAGTTTTGGTTTTTATGAACGGCAAAGTTATAATTTATAGTCGATAGTCCATAGTCCATAGTCCATGGTCAAATTACTTATGACTTTCGACTGAGGACTAAAGACTCAGTAATTCCCTCGCATTCTGCAAGGCGCTTTCGCCTGGCTTATCGCCGCTTAGCATTTTGGCTATTTCGACTACGCGTTCAGGTTCGGTTAATTGTTTGATGCGGGTATAGGTAGTAGCGGCATCGTCGTCCTTATAAACAAAATAATGGCTTTGTCCTTTACTGGCTATTTGCGGCAGATGGGTAATGGTGATCACCTGCAGGTTTTGAGCCAGCCGCTCCATTATGATACCTACTTTATTGGCCACCTCGCCGGATACACCTGCGTCTATCTCGTCAAAAATAATTGTTGGCAAGGCGGTATGGCTTGCAATCAGCGACTTGATGGCAAGCATCAGTCGTGAAAGCTCTCCACCCGATGCTACCTTGCTCATTTCGGCAAGGGTGTGCCCTTTGTTGGCTGAGAAAAGGAAACGAATGGCATCAATCCCGTCCGCACCCAAACCAGCGTCCACTCCTTTAGGGGGCAGGGGGCTTTGTTCAACCTTCAACGCCGAATTGGCCATTCCCATTTCGCCCAACGACTCCACCACCTGCTTTTCAATATTTGGTATCGCTTTACTGCGATTGGCAGATAGCTGAGCGGCTAATTCTTCAAGCGCGGCCTTTTCGGCAGCAAGCTGTTTTTGCAACTTTTCTATTTCCTCGTCACCGTGCACGGCTTGTTCTATTTTTGCTGACAGTTCATCCTGTCGCTGCAATAGTTCGGCATTGGTGCTTACGCGATGTTTCTTTTGCAGGGTGAAGATGATGTTCAGCCTGTCATTTATTTCAATGATCCTGGCTTCATCCGTATGGGTGCGCTGTTCGATGGTTTCGACCTCGGCGGCAATATCTTTGAGTTCTATTACCGTGCTTTTCAGGCGTTCGTGCAGTTCAGCTATTTCTGGATTGAACTTTTCAAGCGCCGATAAGTGGTGCATTGCTTCGCGCAATTGCAGCAGGGCCGACGTTTCACCTTCCTGCACCAGGTGGCTGGCGGCTACAAGGCTGCGTTTTATTTCCTCGGCGTTGTTCAGGGTATAAAGTTCCTGTTCCAGTTTGTCCTGTTCGGCGGCATCCAGTTTTGCTTTCTCCAGCTCATCAAACTGGAACTGGTAATAGTCCAAATCGGCTTTTGCTTTATCGCTATCGGCTACCAGTTGCTGCAGCTTGGCTGAATTCTTTTTAAACGCTTTGAATTTTGTGCGGTAATCATTCAGCAACTCGCCGTGCCCGGCAACCGAATCGACCACCAATAGCTGAAAATCAGGGTCATTTATCTCCAGCGTGGCATGCTGTGAGTGGATATCGATCAGCTTTTCGCCCAACTGCTTCAGCAGGGTAAGGTTAACCGGGGTGTCATTTACAAAAGACCTCGACTTACCATCGGCCGTTATCTCGCGCCGAAGGATGGTTTCAGCCTCATGGTCCAGGTCGTTCTCTTCGAAAAAAGTTTTCAGATGAAAATCATTGATGCGGAATGTGCCTTCTATTACGCATTTCTTTTGCTGGTTAAAAAAGTAGCGGCTCTCGGCCCGCTGGCCCAATATAAGCGAAAGGGCCCCGAGTATGATAGATTTACCTGCCCCCGTTTCGCCGGTAAGGATGTTCAGCCCCTTATCAAAGCTGATCTCCAGGTTGTCGATGAGTGCATAATTACTGATAGCAAGCTTTTGAAGCATAAAAAAAGCGTCCTTTTACCGGACGCTAAATTATGGTTTTTGACCGTACATTGGTTGATTAAGTTGACTGAGTTAAGTGGTTGTTACGATTCAAAACTTATTCAACCTAATCAACCATTCAACTTATCACTTATTATCCGTCGTATCCGGTTTCTCAGGTGCCTCGGGTTTTTCTGGTTTTTCCGGTTTTTCTAACTTCTCAGGTTTTTCCGGCTTTTCTGGTTTTTCCATTTTATCCGAATCATCCCAGTGGAAATTCATGTTATAGTTCATGTTTTTCCAGGCCTCCATGTTTTTCCTGAATTCCGGCGAACGCATATACTCGCGCATTTTGGCCTGGGCAGCGCGCATCTGCTCCTTTATTTTCTTCATTTCGGGGCTGTTTTGATAAGCCCGCATTTTAGCACCGGCGGCGCGCATTTCCTCCTGCAATTTTTTCATCTCAGGACTGTCCTGGTATTTACGCATTTGCTCGCTCATCAGGCGCATTTGCCTTTGTGCTTCCCGCACCGCTTCGTTATTCGACATTTTGCGTATAGTATCGCCCATCAACCGCATTTCTTCCTGTTGCTTGCGCATTTCAGGGTTGTTCCAATGTTTGCTCATTTTGTCGCCAAGCGTTTTCATTTCCTCGGTAGCCTGGCGCACATCAGCGGGGATATGCTGGTTCAACTCGTCCTGGTACTTACGGTAGTTCTCATCCTTGCGGTCGTCATCGCTCCGGTAACGGCGGTTATGTGGTATGCCATACTTGGTTTCCAGCTTTTCGTTCAATGCTTTAAACTCGTCGCTGTTGTAGTACTTTTCAATTTTTTTGCCCGCCTGGCCCATCTTTTCGCCCCAATCCTTGGTCTCGGCAGTTTCTCCCCAGTTTTTTCCGAAGGCCTCACCCATTTTTTCCTGCTTTTCTATCATCGCCTTCCACTCCGGGCTATCGTAATAAGCCTGTATCTTTTTCCCCTGTTCCTCCATATCCTGCTGCACTTTTTTCCATTCCGGGCTATCATAGTATTCCTGCATCTTTTTCCCGTCAACTTCAAGCTGTTCCTGGTATTTCTTCCATTCCGGGCTTTCGTAATACTTGCTCATCTGTTCGCCCCACTTACTCAGGTCGGCAGATAACGCTTCCAGTTTGGGGTCGCTATGCATATCGTAGTCATCGCTGTAATAGGTGCTGTGTTTGGCTTTGGTGGTGTGTTTAACGGCCGCTGATTTATGAGCGGTTTTTGTAGCCGATTTTTTGTGCGTGGTATCCGAGAACAATTCGGCTATTGCGGCCGGTTTTATTTTGTTAAAGGATATTTTGCCGTGGGCGATGGTCGGGTTGAGCCATGCCAGGCCGGTAATGCTCGCGGTGAGCACTACGAATGCGATCAATATATGGCGTGTATTGCCAATAGGTTTTTTCGTTTTCATGATTCGTTCGATTCGATTTAATAACTGGTACTTCTTTTTCCCGGTGGCGGCAAGCGCTACCTGCCATTGCTGGCTGCGGGACTGTTCTAACTTTAATAGTGCATGCGCATACACTATCGGTTTTTGAGTCGACTCTATTACAATATCGTCGCAGGCATTTTCCCGTTCCCGGTTGATTATGCGATCGATCAATTGTGCAAATGGATTGAAAAACAACAATACCGACATGGCCTGCTGGCCCAGGTTCGCCAGGTAATCGTTGCGTTTGATGTGTGCCAGTTCGTGCATCAGGATAGCCTCGATCTCTTCGGTCGACAGGCTGGTGGTGATGGACATTGGCAGCAGGATAAAGGGTTTAACATACCCAAACATGCAGGGTACATCAACCAGGTTGCTTAAGCCGAAATGCACACGCCTTTCGATATCGAGGCGTTCGGCAAACTCGGCAACGCGCCGCATCAGTGCGATATCGATGCTGACAGTTTGTTTGATAT
Above is a window of Mucilaginibacter ginsenosidivorans DNA encoding:
- a CDS encoding M56 family metallopeptidase; protein product: METILYNISQVIGVAIIHSLWQGLVVYLLLRLVMLSFSAMSAKAKHNIAMLSMLGLTTWFIYTLVGEVRVYQWVELKTNAASYNGFLPAILNMPLHLPHTTTYSNRYYYTIEGLLPYITLIYVAGLIFKASKLALTRKKLGDIKQTVSIDIALMRRVAEFAERLDIERRVHFGLSNLVDVPCMFGYVKPFILLPMSITTSLSTEEIEAILMHELAHIKRNDYLANLGQQAMSVLLFFNPFAQLIDRIINRERENACDDIVIESTQKPIVYAHALLKLEQSRSQQWQVALAATGKKKYQLLNRIERIMKTKKPIGNTRHILIAFVVLTASITGLAWLNPTIAHGKISFNKIKPAAIAELFSDTTHKKSATKTAHKSAAVKHTTKAKHSTYYSDDYDMHSDPKLEALSADLSKWGEQMSKYYESPEWKKYQEQLEVDGKKMQEYYDSPEWKKVQQDMEEQGKKIQAYYDSPEWKAMIEKQEKMGEAFGKNWGETAETKDWGEKMGQAGKKIEKYYNSDEFKALNEKLETKYGIPHNRRYRSDDDRKDENYRKYQDELNQHIPADVRQATEEMKTLGDKMSKHWNNPEMRKQQEEMRLMGDTIRKMSNNEAVREAQRQMRLMSEQMRKYQDSPEMKKLQEEMRAAGAKMRAYQNSPEMKKIKEQMRAAQAKMREYMRSPEFRKNMEAWKNMNYNMNFHWDDSDKMEKPEKPEKPEKLEKPEKPEKPEAPEKPDTTDNK
- the recN gene encoding DNA repair protein RecN, whose translation is MLQKLAISNYALIDNLEISFDKGLNILTGETGAGKSIILGALSLILGQRAESRYFFNQQKKCVIEGTFRINDFHLKTFFEENDLDHEAETILRREITADGKSRSFVNDTPVNLTLLKQLGEKLIDIHSQHATLEINDPDFQLLVVDSVAGHGELLNDYRTKFKAFKKNSAKLQQLVADSDKAKADLDYYQFQFDELEKAKLDAAEQDKLEQELYTLNNAEEIKRSLVAASHLVQEGETSALLQLREAMHHLSALEKFNPEIAELHERLKSTVIELKDIAAEVETIEQRTHTDEARIIEINDRLNIIFTLQKKHRVSTNAELLQRQDELSAKIEQAVHGDEEIEKLQKQLAAEKAALEELAAQLSANRSKAIPNIEKQVVESLGEMGMANSALKVEQSPLPPKGVDAGLGADGIDAIRFLFSANKGHTLAEMSKVASGGELSRLMLAIKSLIASHTALPTIIFDEIDAGVSGEVANKVGIIMERLAQNLQVITITHLPQIASKGQSHYFVYKDDDAATTYTRIKQLTEPERVVEIAKMLSGDKPGESALQNARELLSL